In Deltaproteobacteria bacterium, the sequence TTGAAGACAGAGATCATCCTCAACCTCGCCCTTTTGATGACCAGTGCATTGCTTTTGCTGGGTTTGGGAATCATCAAGATCCACGAACGGGACATACTGAACCAGAAAGTGAGAAGCGGCAAGATTATTGTCAAGTCTGTCCAGAACAGCCTCAATCTCTACGGAGTAAAGGGGGAAGACTTGTCAGAGAAGACCTACCTGTTTCACAGGATGATCCAGGTCTATGCTGATCCAAGAGAGATAGACGAGATCGCCATCGTCGACCCGTCGCAAAGGGTGCTTGCATGTAGTCTCAAGGGAAGGCGGGCCGAAAGGATCGATGACGAGGGCATGGCAAAGGCTATCGCTGAGAGGAGAATCTTATGGAATCTCGATCGGAGACGTTCCTTTCTCTTTTCGACCTATCGGGATTTGAGGCTTTTCTCGCCTCTTTTGAGCGGCAGTGACCTGGTGGGGGGTGTATATGTCCGCCTTTCCCTTGCGGATGTGATGGGCAGTATCGCCGCTTCCCAGCGGCTTATCATCCTCTTCGTGCTCCTTGACGGCGTGGTAATCGTCTTGTTCGGAAGCTTTCTCCTTTCCCGGGTTATCGTAAACCCACTGAAGGCTCTGGTCGCTGCCACGGATGGAATCGGCCGAGGGGATTACGATCAGCGCATTTCCGTCTCTGAACCCAACGAAATTGGAAGACTCGCCGAATCTTTCAACGAGATGACCGACCGCCTCCGCGAAAGTCAGAAGGATGTCCAAGAGTATGTCAGATCCCTGGAAAGGGCCAACGAACAGCTCCGGCAGACGCAGATGGAACTGGTGCGATCGGAGAAATTGGCCTCCATCGGGCGCTTTGCCGCCGGCGTCGCCCATGAAGTGGGAAACCCACTGGGAGCCATCCTCGGTTATACGAGTATCCTCCAGAACGAGATGGAGAATCACCCCGAGGGGCTGGAGTATCTGAAGAGGATCGAGGTGGAGATTCAGCGGATCAACAAGATCATAAGGGAGCTCCTGGACTTTTCCAGGCCGTCGGCCGTCGATGTCAAGGAGGTGGATCTCAACAGTGTGATCGAAAGCTCTCTCTCTCTTCTTTCCTACCAGAAGTCGTTCAAGAACATCGAGTCCAACCTCTGCCTGAAGAAAGACCTTCCACCCATTGAAGCCGACGAGTCTCAGATCCGTCAGGTTTTAGTCAATCTGATTCTCAATGCGGTCGACTCGATGCCCGATGGGGGGACTCTGACCCTGAGGACGGAGGATCACGAGCCAAGAGTAGATCCGCAGGAGGCCGGTCGCGGGCCCGCACGCCGGAGAGACGATCCGGCCGACAAAGACTATACCCATTTGCGTAGGTCTCAGGGGCCGCGGTATCCGTACCCACATCTACCGAGAGACGGAAGGTTTGTGTGTGTGAGCATTACCGATACGGGGTGTGGCATCTCGCCAGATGACCTTGAGAAGATCTTTGACCCCTTTTTCACGACAAAGGACCCGGACAGGGGCACGGGTCTCGGCCTCTCAATCTCTCTGAGAATAGTAGAGAGTTTCGGTGGAAAGATCGAGGTCGAAAGCCGCCTGGGAAAGGGTTCCACCTTCAAGGTGTTGCTACCGGCTTCGGGTTCCTAATTGGGAGAATCATGGAGAATACAAGAAGAGTCCTTGTCATTGACGACGAAGAGAGCTTCAGGCACATGCTTTCGGTAATCCTGCAGAAAGAGGGCTACCAGGTGGAGACCGCCTCAGACGGCTATGAAGCCCTGGAGAAGATGGAGGGCGCGCTCTTCGATGAGATTCTATGTGATATCCGAATGCCCAGGATGGACGGAATCCGGTTTCTAAAGGAGGTGAAGAAGACACACTGTGATTCGACGATCATCATGATGTCGGCATACGGAACACTCGATACGGCGGTTGAAGCCATGAAACTCGGGGCCTATGATTACGTTTCTAAGCCGTTCAAGCCGGACGAGATCGTTCTGACCCTGAAGAAGGCAGAGGAACGGGAGAGGCTGAGAAGAGAGAATATCTATCTCAGGAAAGAGATAGAAAAGGAGTACAATTTTAACAACATTATCAGTAAGAACGAAAAGATGGCGGCTATTTTCGATACCATCAAGAAGGTGGCACGGTACAAGTCCACCATTCTCATTACGGGCGAGAGTGGAACCGGAAAGGAACTGGTCGCCAAGGCGATTCATTTCAACAGCGACAGGTCTGCCAATCCTTTCATCCCCGTCAATTGCGGGGCCATTCCGGAAAACCTCTTGGAGAGCGAGCTCTTCGGCCATGTGAAAGGATCCTTCACCGATGCGGTGCGTACAAAGAAGGGATTATTTGAAGAAGCAAACGGCGGTACCCTCTTTCTTGACGAGATCGGAGAACTCCCCCTCTCCCTTCAGGTCAAGTTGCTCCGCGTGCTTCAGGACGGAGAGATCCGCAGGGTCGGTGATTCCAGGTCTATCAAGATAGATGTGAGGATCATCGCCGCGACGGTGAAGGATCTGGAGAGCGGAGTGAAACAGGGCAGTTTCAGGGACGACCTCTTCTATCGGCTGAACGTCCTTCCCCTGAAGATACCCCCTTTGAGGGAGAGGAGAGAAGATATCCCTCTTCTTGTGGACCATTTCATAGAAAAGTTCAACCAGAACCTGGGGAAAAGGGTCAGCCGGGTCACCCCGGAAGCCCTCAAGATCTTACTCAGGTACTCCTGGCCTGGAAACGTGAGGGAACTCGAAAATATGATTGAAAGGGGGATGGTTCTGACCGAAACCGACACCATCGACGTGGAGAACCTCCCTCCTGAGGTCTACAGGTCGGCAGAGAGTTCTCCTTTCTCGGAGTTGGAAGAGTATTCGATCAAGAAGGCGACGAGGATTCTCGAAACAGAACTGATCAGGAAAGCCCTTCGCAAGACCCATGGTAATCACACCCATGCATCGAGGATATTGGAGATCAGCCACCGCACTCTTCTTTACAAGATCAAAGAGTACGGCATCGGCCAAGAGAAATAGTTACTAAGGCTTGACGGCTTTTGTCCGTCTTTCTTCCTCCTCTGCCGGCCCTCTGCCGGTTTACTCCCAGAGCCGCCGTCCCCCCCTTATCCGGTCTCTTGATGGTTGTTTCCTTTTCCGGATAATCTGCTATAATGACTCTCCAGGAGATGGGGAGGGGCAAAGGCTTGAGGGATAAGGGGCTCACCTTGACAGAGCTGGTATTGACCCTTGCCATCCTGGCGGCGATTGCGGCACTGACGCTCCCAAATCTGACCGGATGGATCAGGCACTACCGTGTGAGGCGGGTTGTTCGGGAGCTGGTCTGCCAGATGGAACTGGCAAAGATCAAGGCTCTCAAAACAAACCGGCAGTATCGCATCGCTTTTGATCCTTCCAGTAAGACCTTTCGGATGGAGCGTGGGAACCGCCCGGACGCACCGGGCGAATGGGTTCAGGAAGGAGGGATCTTCCGGGTGCCCCACCAGATCTCACTGGAGGCGAATGTGGAGGCGATCCGCTTCAACCCTGACGGGACGGCCCTCAGCGGATCCGTAACCATAAGGGCAGGAGATGGGGAGTACTATACCGTCACCGCTAATACCTCCACAGGAAAGATCAACGTCGCAAGGGGAAAGTAGATGGAACCGGTGAATGAGCGGAACCGGAGGAGATCAGGCCGCCGGGGGTTTACACTCCTGGAGGTTCTGATCGCCACGGTCCTTTTGGCGGTGGGATTGCTGGCCCTCATGACCCTTCAGATCCAGTCGATTCGAAACAGTGCTTTCAGCAACTCCATGACTGTGGCCTCCTGCCTCGCGCAGGACGAAGTGGAGAGGTTGCGGGCCATCCCCTGGAAAGACCTCAATGACGGAACGTTCTCCGAAACGGTAAATGATACCGATCCTGCGACAGGAGCAACCCGCATGGTCTTCGGCCGGGAGTGGACGATCCGGACCGACGGGTCCGGGCGGATAAGAGAGATTCTGGTTACCGTGTCGTGGCACCAGCACGATCGCCTCCACAGGATTACCATGGCCACCAGAATTGCCAAGAGAGAATGAGAAGAATGGATTGCCGCTATTTTGGGAAACCGGGTTTCACGCTGATCGAGCTCATAGTGGCCATGGCGGTGGCGGGTATTGTTTTGGCTGGAGCCTACGAGGTCTTTCGGGCCCAGCAGAGAACCTACATGGCCCAGGACCAGGTCGCCGAGATGCAGCAGAACGCCAGGGCGGCTATGAACCTGCTCACGAAGGACCTGAGGATGGTGGGCCACGGCGTTCCGGATCAGTGGCCTCTTCAGATAGGAGAGGAGACATTCTCAGAAATGGTCGTAATCGACGGCCGTACCCTTACACTTGTCGGGTGTTTCGGGTCACCGGCAAGTTATCTGGATGCATCTGCAGCAAGAGGCGACCAGAAAATAACAGTTGTGGACGGGAGCCGTTTTGATTCCCTTGACCGCAGGTACCTCTTTGTGGGTGAATACGACAAAGTCACGGTCCAACGGGTGGAGGGCAACGTGCTCATTTTGGATCAGAAGCTGGCAAAACGTTACCCTACCACGTGCCTGAGGAAGGCTGCCCGGGCCGGGGATACACAGATCAGGGTCTATGATGCGAGCAACATCTGGGCCGAAGACATTCTTACCCTGGGCGACGAGAGGCTCTTTGTAACCAAAAGCGACCGTGCGACAAACACTATTGTTCTCAACAGCCCTCTCTATTTCGAATATCCGCGAGGCATGCGTGTAAATCCTGTACCCGTTTACCGCGTTCAGATCGTGAAGTACTATCTTAAGGATAACGGTACGCTCACTCGCCAGGACTTCTGGGCCCGCGGTCAGGTAAGGGAACTTGCCGAGCACATCGAGTCGCTGAGTGTCACAAAAACCGACTATGGCGGCTACCGAGTTGCCATCACCGCCAGGACGGCCTTGCCTGATGCGGCGGGCAGGTTGAGACGGAGAACCTATTGCCTCACGGTAAAGGTGAGAAATCGAGCGAGGCCGGGGGGGTAGAGATGGGAGAAACAGGGCCGGTGTACCGCGAGCGGGGTGTTGTCCTCGTCATCTGTCTCCTGTTGATTCTGGCCGGTACGATCGTCGCCATCGGCGGTATGACCGTTTCCGAGGTCGACATGATGATCAGTGGAAACCAGAGATCCCTCCAGCAGGTCTTCGATGCGTCCGAGGCCGGAATTGAAACGGGTATCGGCGCTTTCTTTTCAACCGCTCGGCCGTGGGGCACTGCCAGACCACCCATAACAGTCCCCCCTTCCATCCCGCCGTGGGGGATAGCCTACACGCACGGTTTGCCTAACGGCTGCCAGTTCACCCTGTGGATCACCGATATGCATGTCTCCAGACCAGTCGGCCCCGGGTCCGACCCGACCAGGTACAGGAGGTTTTACTACCGTATTAGTTCGATGGGTCGGGAGACCGGTTCCGGACCCGAGGAGTCCCAAGGGACAAGAGAGACCGACCGCGTGGTCAGCGTTGTCTACCGCATCAGGTAGAGAGACCGCTGTTAAACACCTCTTCCTTGAACCCTGCAACTTTTTCATACCTTACGAAAAAAGGTCCCAAACAGGGTCCTCCCGACGAGTGGTGATGTCCCTGTTTCATAAACATAAGTAGTTGATATTGAAGATTATTTTAAACACAGTATGATAATGAGACAATAGTCTCTCTTGGTATACATTTTGCTTTGTACCCTTGCAGTCCCAGAGAGCGAGGTGACAGTGGGCAGGTACGTAA encodes:
- a CDS encoding HAMP domain-containing protein; translated protein: MRRPAWLFRNLRVGLKTEIILNLALLMTSALLLLGLGIIKIHERDILNQKVRSGKIIVKSVQNSLNLYGVKGEDLSEKTYLFHRMIQVYADPREIDEIAIVDPSQRVLACSLKGRRAERIDDEGMAKAIAERRILWNLDRRRSFLFSTYRDLRLFSPLLSGSDLVGGVYVRLSLADVMGSIAASQRLIILFVLLDGVVIVLFGSFLLSRVIVNPLKALVAATDGIGRGDYDQRISVSEPNEIGRLAESFNEMTDRLRESQKDVQEYVRSLERANEQLRQTQMELVRSEKLASIGRFAAGVAHEVGNPLGAILGYTSILQNEMENHPEGLEYLKRIEVEIQRINKIIRELLDFSRPSAVDVKEVDLNSVIESSLSLLSYQKSFKNIESNLCLKKDLPPIEADESQIRQVLVNLILNAVDSMPDGGTLTLRTEDHEPRVDPQEAGRGPARRRDDPADKDYTHLRRSQGPRYPYPHLPRDGRFVCVSITDTGCGISPDDLEKIFDPFFTTKDPDRGTGLGLSISLRIVESFGGKIEVESRLGKGSTFKVLLPASGS
- a CDS encoding GspH/FimT family pseudopilin yields the protein MRDKGLTLTELVLTLAILAAIAALTLPNLTGWIRHYRVRRVVRELVCQMELAKIKALKTNRQYRIAFDPSSKTFRMERGNRPDAPGEWVQEGGIFRVPHQISLEANVEAIRFNPDGTALSGSVTIRAGDGEYYTVTANTSTGKINVARGK
- a CDS encoding prepilin-type N-terminal cleavage/methylation domain-containing protein — translated: MRRMDCRYFGKPGFTLIELIVAMAVAGIVLAGAYEVFRAQQRTYMAQDQVAEMQQNARAAMNLLTKDLRMVGHGVPDQWPLQIGEETFSEMVVIDGRTLTLVGCFGSPASYLDASAARGDQKITVVDGSRFDSLDRRYLFVGEYDKVTVQRVEGNVLILDQKLAKRYPTTCLRKAARAGDTQIRVYDASNIWAEDILTLGDERLFVTKSDRATNTIVLNSPLYFEYPRGMRVNPVPVYRVQIVKYYLKDNGTLTRQDFWARGQVRELAEHIESLSVTKTDYGGYRVAITARTALPDAAGRLRRRTYCLTVKVRNRARPGG
- a CDS encoding sigma-54-dependent Fis family transcriptional regulator, whose translation is MENTRRVLVIDDEESFRHMLSVILQKEGYQVETASDGYEALEKMEGALFDEILCDIRMPRMDGIRFLKEVKKTHCDSTIIMMSAYGTLDTAVEAMKLGAYDYVSKPFKPDEIVLTLKKAEERERLRRENIYLRKEIEKEYNFNNIISKNEKMAAIFDTIKKVARYKSTILITGESGTGKELVAKAIHFNSDRSANPFIPVNCGAIPENLLESELFGHVKGSFTDAVRTKKGLFEEANGGTLFLDEIGELPLSLQVKLLRVLQDGEIRRVGDSRSIKIDVRIIAATVKDLESGVKQGSFRDDLFYRLNVLPLKIPPLRERREDIPLLVDHFIEKFNQNLGKRVSRVTPEALKILLRYSWPGNVRELENMIERGMVLTETDTIDVENLPPEVYRSAESSPFSELEEYSIKKATRILETELIRKALRKTHGNHTHASRILEISHRTLLYKIKEYGIGQEK
- the pilV gene encoding type IV pilus modification protein PilV, translated to MEPVNERNRRRSGRRGFTLLEVLIATVLLAVGLLALMTLQIQSIRNSAFSNSMTVASCLAQDEVERLRAIPWKDLNDGTFSETVNDTDPATGATRMVFGREWTIRTDGSGRIREILVTVSWHQHDRLHRITMATRIAKRE